CCGCCGGCTGCCTCTACCCACGCCGGATCCGACCTCACCCTGGGATCCGGCCTTGCACATGGCCACGCTCTTTCCCCCTTGGAATTCCTCGGATCCCGTTTAGGGATCCGACGCTGCACTTGTCTTCTTGCACCGGCTTGCTCACAAGGCCTCTTCCCTCGACCTCCTGCCAGCTCCTCTCTGGGATCTCGCCGCCACGCCGATCCGaagctggttttgtttggaaTAGGGAAGGATCCGCCTGGGAGGCGTTTTCGCTTTGGCTCTTGCTGCTAGGagctcctctctccctttcccagtcGACGCCTGAAGCTTTCCAGCGTGCTCTCCACCCGTGTTGTGCCCATGGTCGAGTTTTGAGGTGCGTCTTGGCTCTCTTCGGACGCGGAGCTCGAGCCCTAGagctccggggcgggggggtctGTACGTCGAGGAGCGAGTGCTCTTGGCTTCTTCAACCTCCCATCGACATCTTTTCCAAAATCATCGGCTTTCGTGTGCCAAGGTGCCTGGATTTGTTGGGATTCACCTTCTGAGCATCTTCAGACCCCAGCTGGTGTTTGGACCCAGAGTTGAACCCGCTTTAACCTGCGATCTTCTCCCGTTCTTTCCTCGCCTTCCCCGtcattttttttttggggggggggggggggttctcaGATCTCctaaccgcccccccccccccagcccccccattcccttCGTAACCATTTCTTGTGGGCCTGGCACTTTATTCGGGGCCGAGGAGGGTGCAAAGAGCTGGGTTCCTCCTCCAGAGCCGGCACATCCCGGCCGCGGGGGTAGGAACCAGCCTCCCGTTTTCCCCTTGCAGCTTGAGAGCTCTCCGAGATGGggatatttattttctctctccccccccccccccttttttttttttctcggcTGCTGTTGAGTTTCCAGCTGAATCCTGTCCCACTCGAGAGACTCTGACCGCACCGGTTgtgttttattcttcttttttttttttattttggtggattggtttggttttttttttttcctgttggcatTACAGAGctagttcaaaatatttttggctaAAATGAGAATTAAATGGAGATTTAGTTTTATGAAATgtcaagaaataataataataataaagaataaggTTGTAAACCCGAGTCTTTGGCTTATTGAGGTCCCGGCGGAGGCTTGAAAGATCTGGGAGCCGTTTCCAAACGAGTCTGGCTTCAACTGCGCACCAGAATCGGGGTCCAGGCCCCCCCACAGCCTGCCTGGCCTTGCTGGTACAGAATCACCCGCGAGCCTCCCGGTAAACAGATGTGCTTTAAATCCTGCCTCGTTCATCTTGACCTAATCCTTCCTAATTAGATTAGGTCAGGCCCAGAGCCGAGTGTCCGTATCCCTTCCTGAAGCAGCCGACTCAACTCTTATCCACCTAAGGAGCCCGTCGCGGGCAGCACCCATCGGCTGAGCTGGCGTCACCGAGGGACCAAAGTCCCTTCGGGCTCGGCGACACGGGTGGCTTGTGGGTCTGCCAGCCAGggaagagcaaaaaaaaccaaaatagtaGTCCTAAATCTCTTAGAAAATGGCTTGTTTGCGCACGGACTCGGTGCCTGGAGGCTGCTGGGCTGAGAAGTTCCACGTTAAAACCTCTCCTTCGTTAACAGCCGCCCCGAACATTCCCCCGGTGGGTGACGAGGCCCGAAGGCCTTGCTTTTGTAACCACCGCTGCTTCTCAGATTTATCGGCTTTCTGGGCTTTCTTGGGaattgtgtttgttttcccagGTCTGCGGGTCTTTCACAGCAACACCACGCGTGGGAGGAGAAACACCCGAGTCCCTCGTTAGCCAGAAGGACAGAGAACATCTTCCAAGCCCTACCAGGCCGGCCTGCCATCACGTAATTATTTCCCCCCGCTATTATTTTTCTGCAGCAGGGGTTTTAACCCGTGAAGACGATTGCCTCGTGTGGCTCTCAAAAGTTCTGCTGCTCAGCCCATCCTCAACCCCAAGCCCTGTCCCACCGTGATGTCCCCAACCTTGAAGGTGTGGGGACAACTTCTTGCGGACGTAAAGCCCTCCCCGTCGGGGACGGTGGGTTTCTGCCTCTCCCTTAAGGTTCCTGATCTGGCACCTTGTGTCCAGCCGGAGTAAAGCTCCAACCACGGATCTTCCATGAGCTTCCAGGTTGTGGGATGACCCAACAGTGGACATGAGGTGGCCACGAGCTCAATAGAGCGctcttttattgattttttttgtttgttttgtacaCAAAATTTACGGTTTCTCGCTACCGCGTCCTCATCTGGTCCCGATGGTGACTTGCCACACCCGGACGAGGTTATCTGTGTAGCCGGCAAACAGGGTCTACGGAGAGAAACAAGAGTCGGGTCACGGGAAGGGTTGGACGGCCAGCAAGGTGGGGCCCAGGGACCTGAGGACAAGGGACTACGGTCCTCAGAGGGCAAATCCCGAAGCAGAGAGGGACCACCATCAGCCCCAGATGTTGGGAAGATAAAGGGGAAGAGCTCGACGGTTGGGCAGGGACCCGGGGAAGGAAGGGACCCAAGGAAGTTCCTGCCCTCGCTGGCAGAGCTGGCTCCAGGAGTTGAGAACAAGTGTCTTCGCGGTCCCTGTGCTCCAAGAGCAGCAGGAGGGTCCCCCAAATCCTCGTTCCCCAGGGCTGGGATGccggggcagggagaaggggatggtTTTTTACCTGCCCATCTGCGGACCAGGCCAGGGAAGTGCACTGGGGTGGTTCAGCTTTGCTGCTGGTGCTGATCACTTCCTGCTTCAGCTCGTCCACGATGATTTTGCCTTCCAGGTcctgcaggagaaagaaaaacatgaaggaACAAGGGGTCCTGCAGGGAAACTCCCACGACCGAACCCAACCCAACTCCGGAACGCCGTGAGGGAACAGAGGGTCGCTCAGAAACAGCCTCTGGATTTCCGCACAGAGATGCAGTCAGATGGCATCGAAGTGTTTCATCACGGCGTGGCGGCTCTGCCCTACGGCCACCGCAACCCTCCTCGGCCAGGGGACGAGGCCACGGGCACCGGGTTGCTGCCGCGTGACCCACGCCGGTGGGGACGCTCCTCCAGGAGTGCTCCTCCTCCGTGATCTGTGATCCAAAGTGAGGATCTCGACCACGAAGGTGACTCCAAACCCGGCACAACCCAAAAGCTGAAGGAAGTGAGTCTTCTGGAGGAACCCTGCCCAGATGGGGACGGAGAGGGGCTGAGGAACCGAGCGGCGACATACCCAGATCTTGATGCTGGGTCCGGTGGCAGCACAGAGCCAGTAGCGGTTGGGGCTGAAGCACAGGGCGTTGATGATGTCTCCTCCGTCCAAGGTGTAGAGGTGTTTGCCTTCATTCAGGTCCCACAGCATGGCCTGGCCGTCCTGTGGGGCAGAAGAAGGAGTCAGAGCAAACCCCAACGCTCGTCACCCGCGCCCGGATTCGTCCCGCCCCGAGGCGGCCTTTTTTTCCACCCCAACCACAGTTAAGCTGGAGCACTTTGCCGCGAGCCAGCGCGGATACGGAAAAGTTAAAGGACACAGCAGGAAAATTCAAAGGAAACGCATCGAGGGCTGAAATGTAAGAGCTAAAGAAGATCCCTGCAGCTGGGTGAGCGCCTTTGCCGTGGTCTTCCCTCCTTGCTTGACGTCTGCTACTAGGACCATCAAGTCAGGCCAGATCTTTGGGCTGTTACCACCCCACTCAAGCCGTGACCAAGACATGGAGCCCATTCTCGGGGTGCGAGACACAGAAATGAGCCGCAACTGCTGGTAAGACGCCAAGATCTCGTCTCGGGGCctcagccttccccccccccccgccccgtgacACGTACCTTGCCACCGGAGGCACAGAGGGAGCCGTCGGGGGAGACGGTCACCGTGTTCAGGTAGCCCGTGTGCCCGATGTGGTTAGTCTTCAGCTTGCAGTTAGCCAAATTCCAAACCTGGGTGGGGAAAAACATGGGGGCAGGAGAAAAGGGGGTTAAACACTGCTACTGCACCCCAATTCTGGGGATATGGGGGGGGAACAACCCTTCCCCGGAGCACTCCGGCTGCTCCAATCCTCCCGCCCCACCATTGCGGATCAGCTGGGGGAAGCCGATCCCACCTCACCTTCACCAGCTTGTCCCAGCCGCAGGAGACGATGATGGGGTTGCTGCTGTTCGGGGAGAAACGCACGCACGACACCCACTCCGAATGACTCTCGTCCTGGGGAAGAGGAACGACGCCGGGTTCACGGCGAGGAAACGCGGCCGGGTCTTCCCCGCCCCGTCCACGGGGCGCTGCAAGATCAGACCTGCCGCATCCCGTCGCTCCGCAGCCTTCCCAGGCCTCCCCCTCGTCCCCCATCCCTCATAATTGCAGGACTTGTcctcagaccccccccccccccagggagagGTCAGCAGGCGACGTCTCACTTCTAATCATTAGGACGGGGCTGGGAGACCTGGATTCCCGATCAAAAGCGGCGGGAGCGGACCTAAAACCAAGTCCACGGAGGTCCGTTCTCATGGAGGTGTGATTTGGAAGCCCGCCTTTCTCGGCTCACCTGCACCGTGTACTTGCAGACGCCCAAGGTGTTCCAGAGCTTGATGGTCTTGTCCCTGGAGCCCGAAACGATCTGGCGGTTGTCGGAGGAGAAGGCCACGCTCAGGACGTCCTTGGTGTGGCCCACGAAGCGACGGGTGGTGGTGCCGCTGAAGAAGACAGAAACAATGGGAGATCTCGCAGAAAAATTCCTCCAAGGAGGCggaaaaattcaaatatttgaaggaaaaagaaacacagagcGGTTTACAAAAGGGTAAGGAGCGATGgttccctttctccttcaaaagAACAACTTTGGAGAAGGATTGGGGAAATCGGGATGAGTTTATCCCGCACGCGTGCCTGGCTGGCTCTGCAAACGTCGACCCTCTTCTCCTGGCTGTACCCCCCAATTCAGCCCAAAACGCCCCCAAAAGaagagccccagccctgccctgctgcttctCCGATGCTTCCCTCCCGTCATAATTGCAGGACGTTGTCTTCAGATCCCGGAGGATCAGCAGACTTTGCGTCAGGTCTAATCATTGGGAGAGGGAGCCGAAGAAAGACAGCCGAACACCCCAATTCCTGCCTCCGTCGAAAACTGTGGTGCCGACCACGGAAAACAACCCCTGCCGGGATCTCTCTCCCAACCCAAGAGCAAATCGTCTCGGTTTCGAGGTGCGTCGACGACCTCATCCCCTCTCCCAGCGCCCCAACGGAGCAGGGAAGAGGCGctacgcccccccccccccccaaaacaccctcgTCCCCGCCGTGTCCCCGCAGCTCACGTGGTGAGGTCCCAGAGCCGCAGGGTGCCGTCCCAGGAGCCCGAGAGAGCGAACTGCCCGTCGGAGGAGATGACCACGTCGCTGACGAAGTGGGAGTGACCGCGCAGAGCTCGCTGCGGGATCCCGTAGTTGGTCTCGTCACGGGTCAGCTTCCACATGATGATGGTTTTGTCTGCGGGGGAGGCAGAGAAGGGAGgtaagggggggtggggggtgggggtggggggtcaCGGGGGGTGTCACCTCGGGGaccgcagccccctgcccaccctcAGCCCGTCCCCAACCCACAGGAATGGGGGAGCTGCCAAAGAAAATGGGGTGACCAGGTCTCTGCTCCTTTGCCCCCTTCCTGCCTATCGCAAAGGCCAGggccctgcttcctcctcccccctcctcctcctcctcctcccccctcctcctcctcctcagcacctCTGCCCTGCTACACCCTAGGCCGGACTACCCTAACGGGGGGGCTCCAGcctagcccccccccccaacccccatcCCTAGGCCCACAGTCTCTCCACTTGGCTGACGGTCTCCCCTCGCCCCTCTCCCCTTGCAGGCTCACGGTATCCCTGGGACCCCTAGATCGTGGTCTCTCTTTCCGCCCAAGCCCCACAGccttccctgcccctctccctcaTGGTCTCCCCTTGCCCCCTCTCCCCATGATGGTCTCCCCGAGTCCCCTAGATCAtggtctctccttcctcctccctcctcccaagcCCCCACGGccttccctgcccctctcccctccaggctCATACTCTCCCCTTGCTCCCTCTCCCCATAATGGTCTCCCCGAGTCCCCTAGATCAtggtctctccttcctcctctcccctgcaggGTCATGGTCTCCCCGAGTCCCCTAGATCATggtgtctccttcctcctccctcctcccaagcCCCCACGGccttccctgcccctctcccctccaggctCATACTCTCCCCTTGCTCCCTCTCCCCATGATGGTCTCCCTGAGTCCCCTAGATCAtggtctctccttcctcctctcccctccagggTCATGGTCTCCCCTTGCCCCCTCTCCCCATAATGGTCTCCCCGAGTCCCCTAGATCAtggtctctccttcctcctctcccctccagggTCATGGTCTCCCCTCGCCCCCTCTCCCCATAATGGTCTCCCCGAGTCCCCTAGATCATggtctctcctccctcctcccaagcCCCCACAaccttccctgctcctctcccctccgcGCTCATGGTCTCCCCTTGTCCCTTCTCGCCCCGATGGTCTCCCCCGACTCCCCCCCGCCTCGACCTATGgtctctccctgctcctctcctcaaCCGGGCCGATGGTCTCCTCCtgacacacccccccacacacccccccgccCTTCCGATGGTCTCCCCcgaccctctcccctccccaccccgccccggtcgGGCGCGGCCCTCACCGCGCGAGGCAGAGAGGATCATGTCCGGGAACTGCGGCGTGGTGGCGATCTGCGTCACCCAGCCGTTGTGGCCCTTCAGGGTGCCCCGCAGGGTCATCTGCTCCGTcatggcggcggcgggacgggagGATGGCGGCGGATTCGGCGCAGGCCACGGCCCGGTCCCCTCCGGCCGCCCACAGCAGCCGCCAGCGcggggagagaaagagagcgcGGCGGCTTCCGGCGGAAGTGGAAACAGCGTCGGAGCTGTAcggcagcatggcggcgcgcaGGGATGCGGGGCAACATGGCGGCGCGCATGGCACTGTACGGAAAGAGGGGTAGGGGTGAGTGCTGGTAAtggagggagggtggggaagatgaccATCGTGGGGAGAGGGGGCAAGGGGAGACCATGagcctggaggggagaggggcagggaaggTTGTGGGGcttgggagaaggaaggagagaccATGATCATAGGGGACCCAGGGAGACCGTCATGGGGAGAGGGGGCAAGGGGAGACCATGagcctggaggggagaggggcagggaaggTTGTGGGGcttgggaggagagaggaggaaggagagaccaTGATCATAGGGGACCCAGGGAGACCATCATGGGGAGAGGGGGCAAGGGGAGACCATGagcctggaggggagaggggcagggaaggTTGTGGGGcttgggaggagaaaggagagaccATGATCATAGGGGACCCAGGGAGACCGTCATGGGGAGAGGGGGCAAGGGGAGACCATGagcctggaggggagaggggtaGGGAAGGCCGTGGGGCTTAGGCGGGAAGAGGAAGGGTTCGGGGGGGGCTAGTAGGGGATTTGGGGGGAGACAGGGAGGGCCttggggggctggcggggggatAGGGGGGTCTTGGGGGTCTGGAGGTGGGGTAAGGGGctgtgggggacagggagggccttggggggctggcgggggggtaGGGGGGTCTTGGGGGCTGGAGGTGGGGTAAGGGGCTGTGGGGGACAGGGAAGGCCTTGGGGGGCTGGCAGTGGAGCAGAGGGTTAAGGCAATAAAGCAATTTTAAGTTCCTGCGTGTTTTAAAATCCACGTGCATAAGAAAATTGCCTAGAAAATAGACGCAACTCGACAGGCACGAACAGACCTCGGGGGAAATAATTTGGCTAGGTCAAAAAAGCCCAgataaaaaaaaggagataaaaagctCTCCGCCGTTGATTTCCATAGCCCTTCGAGTCTGGCGTCTGAAGTTTCAGCCCAGACATTCCTAACTGGTGTCATTCAGAGCCCTCAAATGCCAAAGGCTGAAGGCGCTTCAGCTTTTCACGCCAAAGAAATCCCTCCCGCTGCGTCGCGGGGGTTGCCGTTGGAGGATTTGCTTATCAAGGATAACGAGCAATTCAGGAGCCCGTGTCAGGGTGCGAGCGGTGAGGAACTTCTTCAAAAtgtcttggaggtgctgctgaccTCCCTGGCCGTGCCGTTGTGTCGCGCCGCAAGGTTTCTCTCTTGgcggaacccccccccccccgggagcacGGCGGTTATCTTGTCTTCTCTAAATGCCAGACCTCTGCCGCCAAAAAGAACTGGCGTCTCCTTTGCCGTGATCCCCTTTTCCCCTGCTCAGGTTTCCCCGAGACAAGCACCTTCTGTTTCTTTACCCCGTGGcaatggtttggtttttttttttcctcttgcaaatcTGGAGGATTTAGTCACGGGAGTTTGGTGCCGGGTCCGCGGCCTCTTGTCCTCAGCTTTAGTCTTAACCCTCGCCCTCTCCCATCCTCAGCATCGCCCGCCCCTTTTCACGGCTCAAAACCAGGGCTGCCCGCGTGGTGATGcccctttggtttttttttttccccaggggaGAATTCTCTTACGATTCCCCCTTTAGCATCGTCGCAAGCCCCTGCTCCGTCAGCCCGTGGCCTTTGCTGGGGTTTGGAGATCAAGGAGACCCCTCGAATCTCGCGTGTTGTTCCTGTGTCCTTAACTCCTTCGTTTTCAGGCTTTGGAAAAGGAAGCTGCCAGCTTGCGTGTCCTGCGGACAGAGCTCCCGGCAAAGGTA
The sequence above is a segment of the Aptenodytes patagonicus chromosome 27, bAptPat1.pri.cur, whole genome shotgun sequence genome. Coding sequences within it:
- the RACK1 gene encoding small ribosomal subunit protein RACK1, whose protein sequence is MTEQMTLRGTLKGHNGWVTQIATTPQFPDMILSASRDKTIIMWKLTRDETNYGIPQRALRGHSHFVSDVVISSDGQFALSGSWDGTLRLWDLTTGTTTRRFVGHTKDVLSVAFSSDNRQIVSGSRDKTIKLWNTLGVCKYTVQDESHSEWVSCVRFSPNSSNPIIVSCGWDKLVKVWNLANCKLKTNHIGHTGYLNTVTVSPDGSLCASGGKDGQAMLWDLNEGKHLYTLDGGDIINALCFSPNRYWLCAATGPSIKIWDLEGKIIVDELKQEVISTSSKAEPPQCTSLAWSADGQTLFAGYTDNLVRVWQVTIGTR